The Herbiconiux sp. A18JL235 region CCCGCTTCAGCAGGGCGAAGTCGAGCAGCACCGACATCCCGTAGATGTGGAAGAACGGCAGCACCGCGAGCACGCGGTCGTCGCGGCCGAGTGGGATGACCTCCTGGCACTGCAGCACGTTGGCCACCAGGTTGCGATGCGTGAGCATCACCCCCTTGGGGTGGCCCGTGGTGCCCGAGGAGTAGGGCAACACGGCGAGGTGGGTCGCCGGGTCGAAGCTCACGTCGGGAGCGGCGGCGCGATCGAACAGGAGGTCGCTGAGACTGGGGTGGCCGGTGACGCCGTCGATCACGACGAGGCGGTCGTCGGGGATGCCGGCCGCGGTCGCGGCCTCGTGGGCCTGCGGGTACAGCGGCGAGACCGTGAAGAGCCAGGTCGCGCGGGCGCTGGAGAGCTGGTTCGCGATCTCGGCCACCGTGTAGAGCGAGTTGATCGTGGTCGCGGTGCCGCCCGCGCGCAGCACACCGTGGAACACGGTGGCGAAGGCCGGCACGTTCGGGCAGAGGATGCCGACGCGGTCGCCGACCGCGAGCCCGCGGGCCGCCAGAGAGCCGGCGAGCGCGTCGATCTGGGCGACCAGGGCGCGATAGCTGGTCTCGTCGCCGGTGGGGCCGTCGACGAGCGCGACGCGGTCGAGGTCGGACTCGTCGAGCCCGTCGAAGAGGAGCTGGTAGACGCTCAGCGGGGGGATCTCGAGCGCGGGTGGGGTGGGCCTTGCCATGATCCGTCTCCTTTGACAGTGGTGGAGTCATTTGACTCCCCCGAGGTGCCCCGCCGCAAGTGCGGGTCACCGGCTCAGGCGAGGCGGATGGCGCGCTGCAGGTGAGGGCGGAGCTCGAAGGCGCGGTCGATGCTGGTGCGGTCGACCCCGCCGCGGCCCCCGGCACCGGCGCCGTCACGCACCAGCTGCGGCAGCAGCGAGCGGCGCACCACCACCGACCCGGTGAGGCGACCCCGCGTCACGGCGGCGGCCGGCTCGTCGAGCGCGGCATCCGGAACCACCGTGACGAGAGCGGTGAACTTCACGCCCAACGACCGCGCGAGCGCCTTGGCGGCGCGGCTCAGCTCGTGCAGCGGCTCGACGCCGCGACCCAGCACCTCGCCCACCAGCTCGTCTTTGCGCAGGCGCACGTCGCCGCCCCAGTCCTCCGACTGCACGGCGAACAGCCCGGCGGGGCCGAGCACCACGTGGTCGATGGTCTCGGGAACGCCGCCGAGTTCACGCCCGGTGAGCACGTTGTTCCAGATCGTGTACCCGATGCCGAGCGTCGACACGAGGCCCGCGGTCGCCTCCTCGGCGAGCGCCTTCGCGAGCCACGACCTGATCTCGCGGGGAGCCGAGCGCACGAGCGACGGCTCGTAGGGGTCGTCGATCGTGACGCCGCGCCCCACCCACTCGCGCAGCAGCTCGAGGTAGCGCTCGCGCTCCTGACCCCCGGGGTGCCCGTAGCTCCTGGCGCGCACGGTCGAGCTCTCGGCGCGACCCGCGGCGCGGAACGACCCCGTCGCGGGGCCGAAGCCCGAGCCCGAGGTCGACGCCGAGCCCGACGCCCCGGCCGAGTGCGCCGCACCGCCGTCGCCGCCCACGGAGCGCGAGCCGTGGCCGCGGTCGTAGGCCGCGCGGTCGGCGGGGGTGCCGACGCGCTCCCAGGCGCGCTGCACGCGGTCGAAGCGCGCGGCGTCTCCCCCGGTGTCGGGGTGCGTCTCGCGGAGCAGCCGGCGGTAGGCCTTGCGCAGCTCGCCGTCGCTCACCCCCGGGTCGACGCCCAGCACCTCGTAGGGCGTGGGGGACGCGGGGCTCTCGGACACCCGCTCCACGATACCGGCGGATGCTGGAACCCCGCCCCGCGCGGCGGTCCGCCCCGCACAGGGGCCTCTGGCGGCTCCCTACCCCTTGTCGGCGACCCGCAGCACGAGCAGCGGGCTCGGCGCGTGGATGAGCACGTCATGGCTCACCGAGCCGAGCAGGAAGCGGCTGAGGCCGCGGCGCCCGTGCGTGCCGACGACGAGCAGCGCGGCGTCCTTCGCCGCGGTGATGAGCGCGGGAGCCGGGGCGTCGAGCACCACCGAGGTCTCGATGGTGACGGGGTCGGCGCCCGCAGCGCGGCGACTCTCTTCCAGGGCGGCGACGGTCGCGGCGACGCTGGCTTGCGTGCGCTCCTCGAGGGCGTCGTAGAGCTCGGAGTCGACGCCGAACTCGGGCTGGGTGAGGGGCGGGAGGGTCCAGGCGCTCACCACGGTGACCTTCTCGCCGAGCCGCGCGGCCTCCGCCACGGCGGCCTCGAGCAGCATCGCCGAGGCCTCGCTGCCGTCGACGCCCACCACCACCCCGCTGCGGTGAGCGGGCGCCAGGTCGGGGACGACGGCGACCGGCACCTTCGACGCCGCCGCCACCCGCACGCTCACCGCGCTCGTGGTGAGCCGCTCGTAGAGGTCTTTGCGGTAGCTGCCGACGACGAGCAGCTCGGCCCCCGTCGACTCGGCCTGCTCGCAGAGCACGGTGACCGGATTGCCGACGGCGACGCGCGAGGAGACGGTGACGTGCGGGGCCTTCGAGTCGGCGTGGAACGCAGCGCTCGAGAGCACCACCTCGCCCTGCTTCTGCAGCAGGGGCGTCGCGGTGAAGGCGTCGGAGTCCCACGAGGTGTCGGCCACGAAGAGCACGTCGACGTCGCGGCCGGTGGCCTCGGCCCGCCGCAGCGCCCAGTCGAGGGCGACCGTCGCCGACGGCGAACCGTCGAACCCCACCAGGATCGATCCGCTCATGACTCCGGGCCCCTCTCGTCGCACAGTTCCCTGTGCTCACGAGCCTAGCGAGCCGGTCGTGGCCGAGGCGATGGCGGGGCCGGATGCTCGGGAATACTGGTGGGGCGCATCCGGTTCCGAGCTTCATACGTTCGCATAAACTTGCGCCGGCGGCGCCACAGCGTGCGGCACGACGGTTCCCGGCACGACAGAGGACACACCATGGCAGAGCACACCCCCGACCACTACGAGTTCGGTCTCGACACCTTCGGCGACGTGACGGCGGATGCGTCGGGCGCGCCCCTGCACCCCGCCCAGGTGCTGCGCAACCTGGTCGAGCAGGGTGAGCTCGCCGACCAGGTGGGCATCGACTTCATCGGCCTCGGCGAGCACCACCGCGACGACTTCGCCGTGACCTCGCCCGAGGTGGTGCTGGCGGCCATCGCGGCGCGCACCACGCGCATCCACCTCGGGTCGGCGGTCACCGTGCTGAGCTCCGACGACCCGGTGCGGGTGTTCCAGCGCTTCTCCACGCTCGACGCGCTCTCGAACGGGCGGGCCGAGGTCATCCTCGGGCGCGGCTCGTTCACCGAGTCGTTCCCCCTCTTCGGCTACCAGCTGAGCGACTACGAGACGCTGTTCGAAGAGAAGCTGAACCTGTTCGCCGCGGTGCGGGAGCAGCATCCGGTGACCTGGGAGGGCTCGACGCGGGCGCCGCTCACCGAGCAGACGGTGTACCCGCCCGTGGAGCACGGGCTGCTGAAGACGTGGGTGGGCGTGGGCGGCAGCCCCGAGTCGGTGGTGCGCGCGGCGCGCTACGGGTTCTCGCTCATGCTCGCGGTGATCGGCGGCGACCCGGCACGGTTCGCGCCGTTCTCCGACCTCTACCGCAGAGCGCTCGAGCAGTTCGAGATCCCGCTGCAGCCCGTGGGCGTGCACTCGCCCGGGCACGTCGCCGACACCGACGAGGAGGCGCGGGAGCAGCTGTGGCCGCACTACCAGCGGCAGATGAACCGCATCGGGCGCGAGCGCGGCTGGTCGCCGATGGGGCGGGCGCACTTCGAGCAGGAGACCGGGCCGCACGGGTCGCTGTACGTGGGGTCGCCCGAGACGGTGGCGCAGAAGATCGCGTCGGCGCTGCGGGTGATCGGCGCCGACCGCTTCGACCTCAAGTACGGCAACGGCATGCTTGGGCACCCCGAGCTGATGCGCAGCATCGAGCTCTACGGCACTCAGGTGGTGCCGCGCGTGCGCGAGCTGCTCGCCTGAGGGTGGGGGTGGTGGGGCGGGCGCGTGGCGCGCGCCCCGTGCGGCGCGTGCCGCCCGCCCGCCCGCCCCGCCACCTCGAGTTGGTCGCGCAAAGTGCTCCCATCCTGAGTTTTGGAGCACATTGCGCAACCAACACCTCAGGATGTGCGCCCACGCGCCGCAAGGTCCCACCCACCCCCAAGTTGGAATGCGCGCCCGCACACCCGAAGGCATTTCCCACCCCAAGATGGTCGCGCGATGTGCTCCCATCCCGAGTTTTGGGGGCACTTTGCGCGACCAGCGCCTCAGGATGCGCGTCCCATGCCTTAGATGCTCGCCCTCGCACACGCCCCATCCACGCGCTGGTCGCGCAAATTGCGCCCATCCTGAGTTTTAGGGACGGATTGAGCGACCAACACCTCAGGGGGTTGGGGTGGCGGCGCGGGACTCTCGGGCGAGGAGGGACTGCTTGACGGGGGTGCCCCAGGCGAAGCCGCCGAGGGATCCGTCGGTGCGGAGCACGCGGTGGCACGGCACGAAGAGTGCCGGGGCGTTGCGGGCGCAGGCGCTGGCGGCAGCGCGCACGGCGCTGGGCCGGCCGAGCGCGGCGGCGAACTCCTGGTAGCTGAGCGGGCTGCCGGCGGGGATGGTGCGGAGGGCCGCCCAGCCCAGCTGGTGGAACGCGCCCCCATGCTGCAGCACCCGCACCTCGTCGATCGCGGACACGTCTCCCGCGTAGTACGCCCTGGCGGCCTCGGCCGCGGCGCCCACCTCGCCCGGCTCGACGGAGGCGGGCCGCAGGGCCGGCGTGAGGCGGGCGACGAGGGCGGCGGCGTCATCTGTCCAGCCGGAGGCGAGCACGCGGCCCTCCTCGTCGGCGAGGATGCCGAACGCCCCATCGGGGGTGTCGAGGAACTGGATGACGGCATTCATGAGGTCTCCTTGCTGCGCCGCGCGGCGGCGGCTCTCGGGGTGGTTCTCGCTCGCGGAGCCTCCGCGGCGGTGCGCCAGAGGTGGAGCGAGAGATAGGAGCGCCACGGCGCGAAGTCGGCGGCCCGGGCGGCGAGCTCCCGGGGCGAGTCGGGCAGCCCGAGCATGCGGGCGCCCGAGCGCAGGGCGACATCGCCCGTGAGCAGCACGTCGGGCCGGCCGAGGATGCGCATGGCGAGGTATCCGGCGGTCCAGTCGCCGATACCCGGAAGCGCCACGAGGCGGGCGTGCTGCTCGGCAGCATCGTCTCCGGTGCCGAGCTCGAGCTCGCCCGACGCGAGCGCCTCGGCGACGGAGACGACGGTGCGGATCCTGGCACGCGGCCCCGTCAGCACCGCCCCCGCCTGCTCGGCGATCTGCGCCGCCGTCGGGAACAGCAGCGTGAGCTGCCCCACGGGGTCGTCGTCACCCGGATCCGCAGGCGCACCCGCCACCTCGGCGGCCCCGCGACGGTCGCTTCCCTCCCCTCCCGCGCCGTCGACGGCGCTCCTGCCGAAGGGGGTGCCCGCGGCGACGGCGAGGCGGTGGAGGAGGGTGCGCGCGGAGGGCACCGAGATCTGCTGGCCGACGATGGCGCGCACCAGCATCTCGTGCGGATCGATGGCCCCCGGGAGCCTGATGCCGGGCACCGCCTCCACGCGCCGCGCCAGCACGCCGCCGCCGGCACCGGCGAGGGCGCCGTCGACCGCGATCGGGTCGGCGTCGAGGTCGAACAGACGACGGATGCGCGCCACCAGCACCGGCAGATCGGCCAGCGCGGCGAGGTGCGCCTCGAGCAGCAGGCGACCCGCGCGGTGCCGCACCACGAAGCATCCGGAACCCCCCGGCAGCCGCACGGTGCGCGCGAAGTGCGCCGGCCCCGCCGACTCCACACCCGGCACGGCGCGGGCGGCGAGCCACGCGAACACGCCGGCCGCGTCGAAGGGCTCGCGGTAGGGCAGGGCGAGCTCGATCGAGCCCGGCGTCGTGGCCGGGTGACCCGACTGCCGCGCCCGCATCTCGCTCGGCGTCAGCCGGAACACCTCGCCTATGGTGTCGTTGAACTGCCGGATGCTCGCGAAACCGGCGGCGAAGGCGATGTCACCGATCGGCAGCTCGGTCGAGGTCAGCAGGGTGCGGGCGGTCTGCGCCCGATGCGCCCTGGCGAGGGCGAGAGGGCCGGCTCCGAGCTCTTCGCCGAGCACGCGTGTGAGGTGTCGCGAGGAGTAGCCGAGGCGCGAGGCGAGGCCCTGCACGCCCTCGCGTTCGACGACGCCGTCGGCGATGAGGCGCATCGCGCGGCCGGCGAGGTCGTCGCGCAGGTTCCAGGCGGGGGTGCCGGGCACCGCCTCGGGGAGGCAGCGCTTGCAGGCGCGGTAGCCCGCCTCGTGCGCTGCAGCGCTGGTCTCGTAGAAGGTGACGTTCGACGCCTTCGGCGTCCGGGCGGGGCAGCTCGGTCGGCAGTAGATGCCCGTCGACCGCACGGCCGTGATGAACTGGCCGTCGAACCGCAGGTCGCGCGACTGGATGATGCGGTAGCGCTCCTCGAAGTCCATGCCACGAGCATGTCACGCGACCCGGCCGCTCTCTAGCGGGAATCGGACACGACGGTGGGAGACCCTGCACCGCCTTGCGGTGTCGGGGGGTCGCCGTAGGGTCGGGGGCATGATCTCGGAGAACGATCGTCTCAGGCTCCTCCGCCCCTCGCACCGGCGCTCCGCGAACGCGCGCCGGTCGATCGTGCCGCCCTACCTGCTCGAGCGCATCGCGGGCGCCGACGCCTTCGGTCTCGAGCGAGCCGCCGCGGCGGCTCGGCGCTCGCTCACGGCAGACCCGGCGCTCAGGGCGGAGCGGTGGCGCGAGGGCGAACGCCAGGGGCTCGGCGACGCGGGAGGTGGCCGCCGCTCGCTCACGTCTCGGAGCGGATCGGGGGCCCTCGCCTCCCCCGGCTCGGCGGCGTCGCTCATCGCAGGAGAGGCGGCGGAGAGGGCCGTGCCCGATCGCACGGTCTACGACGCCGCGGGGTCGGAGACCCTCCCCGGGCGCGTGGTGCGGCGGGAGGGGGCGCCGGCCACGGGAGACCCCGCTGCCGACGAGGCCTACGACGGGCTCGGCGCCACCCACGCTCTGCTTCTCGACGCCTTCGGCCGCGACTCGATCGACGGCAAGGGCCTGCCGCTGCTCGCCTCGGTGCACTACGGGCGCGACTACGACAACGCCTTCTGGGACGGCGACCGCATGGTGTTCGGCGACGGCGACGGCGAGGTGTTCGGGCGGTTCACTGCCTCGCTCTCGGTGATCGGCCACGAGCTCGCCCACGGCGTGACGCAGTACGAGGCGGGGCTGGTGTACCAGGGGCAGGCGGGCGCGCTCAACGAGTCGTTCTCCGACGTCATCGGCGCGCTCGTCGAGCAGCACCGGCGGGGGCAGACCGCGAGCGAGGCCGACTGGCTCATCGGGGCGGGGTTGTTCACCGACGCCGTCGAGGGCAGGGCACTGCGCTCGATGCTCGAGCCCGGAACGGCGTACGACGACGACGTGCTGGGTCGCGACCCGCAGCCGGCCGACATGGCGGGCTACGTCGACACCGCCGACGACAACGGTGGGGTGCACCTCAACTCGGGAATCCCGAATCGGGCGTTCGCGCTCGCGGCGATCGAGCTCGGTGGCAGGGCGTGGGAGACCGTCGGCCCGGTCTGGTACGACACCGTGGGCGGGCCGCTGCTCAGCCCGACCGCCGACTTCGCGGAGTTCGCCGAGGCGACGATCACGACGGCGGGCGAACGCTACGGCGGCCGGTCGCGCGAGGTCTCGGCGATCGAGGGCGCATGGCGTACCGTGGGCGTGAGGAGCGATGAACCAGCAGCACGATGACGACGAGGGCGCCGGCCGGCCGACGACGCTGCGCATCACCGTGGCGCGCTCGGGCGGGGTGGGCGGGATGCGGCCGAGCTGGAGCGTGACGGCGTCGGAGGAGCCGGAGGTCGACTCGTGGCTGGCGCTCGTGGAGTCGTGCCCGTGGCCGAACCACGACGGCTCCGTCGGCCCGGGCGAGGCCGATCGCTTCGTCTACACGATCCGCGTGGTGATCGACCCCGAACAGCACCCCGTCGAGGAGCGCGACGCCACCGTTCCCGAGGGCTCCCTCGCCGGCCCCTGGGCCGAACTCGTCGACCGCGTCAAGGACGCCTCGCCCCGCCGCCCTCGCTGACGGCGCGCGCGGCGTACTCGTTCGCCTGCGCGGCCACCGCGTCGACATAGCTGTCGAGGTGGTTGTAGGCGAAGACGGCGCTGTGCCATGTCGTCGGGTCGCTGAGGTCTCCGTAGTGGCACAGGTAGCGCGCCGCGGTGAGCGCGGCGTCGTCGATCTGTTGCGGGTCGGCGACGCCGTCGCCGTCGGCATCGGCGCCCCAGCTCGCCCAGGTCTGCGGGATGAACTGGAAGGGTCCCACTGCCCTGTCGGCCTGGGGGTCGCCATCGAGAGAGCCCCCGTCGGTGTCGGCCACGGCTGCGTACTCCCCTCCGTCGAGGCTCGGACCGACGATGCCGGGCGTCGCCCGGCCGTCGGCATCGAGGAGGGAGTCGCCGTGCGTTCCATGGCCCGACTCGATCCAGCCGAGTGCGGCGAGGGTGTTCCACCCGAGGCCGCAGGAGGGCTCTTCGGCGGCGAGTCGGAGCGAAGCCGCGGCGTAGGCGGTGAGGGCACGCACCGGAATCCCCGTCGCAGCGGCGGTCGCCGCAGCCCAGTCGGCAGACACCGAGGCGACCGCCGACGAGCCGTTCGTGCCCGGGGCGCCGGGGAGCGACGGCCCTCCGCCCGCGTCCGCTCCGCTGCCCGCCGTGTCGTGCTGCACGACCGCCGGCACGCTCTCGGCAGTGATCACCCGCGTTCCGAGCATCCCCGTGGCCCCGAGGCCCAGCCACACCACGAGCGCGATCACGCCCACGGCGAGCGCACCGAGTGCGCTGCGGGCAGTGCCGCGCGCACCCCTCCGGCGCTCGTCGCCCGGGTCGACCACGTCGTGTCGGGGCCGCGGAGAGCGGGCGTCGCGGCGTCGGCCCCTCGACCGCCGGGCGGGAGGGGGCGGTCGGCTGGGCATCACCATCACGATAGCGTCGAGCACCGACCTCATGGGCGTCGTGCGCCGCGTCCTCCGCGTGGGCCCCGGGCGCCGACGCCGTGGCTCCGGGCGCCGACGCCGTGGCTCCGTGCGCCGCGTGCCGCGCGGCCCACGGCAGGATGGACTGATGAGCTCCACGACCACCCATCCCTCCGGCCCCGGCCTCCCCTCCCCCGTGCTCGAACTCGCCGAGGTGAGCTTCGTGCGGCACGGGAGGACGATCCTCGACAGCGTGTCGCTGGTGGTGCGGCCCGGGGAGCACTGGGCACTGATCGGCCCCAACGGGGCGGGCAAGAGCACGATCCTCAGCCTCTGCGGCGCGCTGCAGCACCCCACCTCGGGGCGCGTCGAGGTGCTCGGCCACCTCATCGGGCGGGTGGAGCTGCAGCGATTGCGGCGGTCGATCGGGCATGTGAACCCGCGGCATCCGATCACCTCGGCGCTGCCCATCCGCGACGTGGTGCTGACGGGCGCCACGGGCACGGTCGAGCTGCCGCCGCACCACCGGCCGAGCGACGACGAGCTCGACCGGGCCGACTCCTTCGTCGCGTTGCTCGGCCTCTCCGGCAAGGCCGGCGAGCCGTGGACGACCCTCTCGCAGGGCGAGCGCGGCCGCACCCTCATCGCCCGTGCCCTGATGACCGACCCCGAGCTGCTGCTGCTCGACGAGCCGTCGACCGGGCTCGACGTCGCCGCCCGCGAGCAACTGCTCGACACCCTCGACGTGGTGCGGACGGCGCACCCCTCGCTCGCCTCGGTGCTCGTCACCCACCACCTCGAAGAGCTGCCGCAGAGCACCACGCACGCGGCGCTGCTGGCGGAGGGGCGCATCCTTCACGCCGGCGCGGCCGACGAGGTGCTCACCACCGCGCGCGTCACCGAGTGCTTCGCCCATCCCATCGAGATCGAGCACCGGCACGGCCGGTGGAGCGCCCGCTCACTCGCGCAGGCGGAGCGCTGAGGCCCG contains the following coding sequences:
- a CDS encoding lytic transglycosylase domain-containing protein, with the translated sequence MPSRPPPPARRSRGRRRDARSPRPRHDVVDPGDERRRGARGTARSALGALAVGVIALVVWLGLGATGMLGTRVITAESVPAVVQHDTAGSGADAGGGPSLPGAPGTNGSSAVASVSADWAAATAAATGIPVRALTAYAAASLRLAAEEPSCGLGWNTLAALGWIESGHGTHGDSLLDADGRATPGIVGPSLDGGEYAAVADTDGGSLDGDPQADRAVGPFQFIPQTWASWGADADGDGVADPQQIDDAALTAARYLCHYGDLSDPTTWHSAVFAYNHLDSYVDAVAAQANEYAARAVSEGGGARRP
- a CDS encoding M4 family metallopeptidase, translated to MISENDRLRLLRPSHRRSANARRSIVPPYLLERIAGADAFGLERAAAAARRSLTADPALRAERWREGERQGLGDAGGGRRSLTSRSGSGALASPGSAASLIAGEAAERAVPDRTVYDAAGSETLPGRVVRREGAPATGDPAADEAYDGLGATHALLLDAFGRDSIDGKGLPLLASVHYGRDYDNAFWDGDRMVFGDGDGEVFGRFTASLSVIGHELAHGVTQYEAGLVYQGQAGALNESFSDVIGALVEQHRRGQTASEADWLIGAGLFTDAVEGRALRSMLEPGTAYDDDVLGRDPQPADMAGYVDTADDNGGVHLNSGIPNRAFALAAIELGGRAWETVGPVWYDTVGGPLLSPTADFAEFAEATITTAGERYGGRSREVSAIEGAWRTVGVRSDEPAAR
- a CDS encoding ABC transporter ATP-binding protein — encoded protein: MSSTTTHPSGPGLPSPVLELAEVSFVRHGRTILDSVSLVVRPGEHWALIGPNGAGKSTILSLCGALQHPTSGRVEVLGHLIGRVELQRLRRSIGHVNPRHPITSALPIRDVVLTGATGTVELPPHHRPSDDELDRADSFVALLGLSGKAGEPWTTLSQGERGRTLIARALMTDPELLLLDEPSTGLDVAAREQLLDTLDVVRTAHPSLASVLVTHHLEELPQSTTHAALLAEGRILHAGAADEVLTTARVTECFAHPIEIEHRHGRWSARSLAQAER
- a CDS encoding LLM class flavin-dependent oxidoreductase; translation: MAEHTPDHYEFGLDTFGDVTADASGAPLHPAQVLRNLVEQGELADQVGIDFIGLGEHHRDDFAVTSPEVVLAAIAARTTRIHLGSAVTVLSSDDPVRVFQRFSTLDALSNGRAEVILGRGSFTESFPLFGYQLSDYETLFEEKLNLFAAVREQHPVTWEGSTRAPLTEQTVYPPVEHGLLKTWVGVGGSPESVVRAARYGFSLMLAVIGGDPARFAPFSDLYRRALEQFEIPLQPVGVHSPGHVADTDEEAREQLWPHYQRQMNRIGRERGWSPMGRAHFEQETGPHGSLYVGSPETVAQKIASALRVIGADRFDLKYGNGMLGHPELMRSIELYGTQVVPRVRELLA
- a CDS encoding protealysin inhibitor emfourin, which codes for MNQQHDDDEGAGRPTTLRITVARSGGVGGMRPSWSVTASEEPEVDSWLALVESCPWPNHDGSVGPGEADRFVYTIRVVIDPEQHPVEERDATVPEGSLAGPWAELVDRVKDASPRRPR
- a CDS encoding methylated-DNA--[protein]-cysteine S-methyltransferase, which produces MNAVIQFLDTPDGAFGILADEEGRVLASGWTDDAAALVARLTPALRPASVEPGEVGAAAEAARAYYAGDVSAIDEVRVLQHGGAFHQLGWAALRTIPAGSPLSYQEFAAALGRPSAVRAAASACARNAPALFVPCHRVLRTDGSLGGFAWGTPVKQSLLARESRAATPTP
- a CDS encoding DNA-3-methyladenine glycosylase 2 family protein, whose amino-acid sequence is MDFEERYRIIQSRDLRFDGQFITAVRSTGIYCRPSCPARTPKASNVTFYETSAAAHEAGYRACKRCLPEAVPGTPAWNLRDDLAGRAMRLIADGVVEREGVQGLASRLGYSSRHLTRVLGEELGAGPLALARAHRAQTARTLLTSTELPIGDIAFAAGFASIRQFNDTIGEVFRLTPSEMRARQSGHPATTPGSIELALPYREPFDAAGVFAWLAARAVPGVESAGPAHFARTVRLPGGSGCFVVRHRAGRLLLEAHLAALADLPVLVARIRRLFDLDADPIAVDGALAGAGGGVLARRVEAVPGIRLPGAIDPHEMLVRAIVGQQISVPSARTLLHRLAVAAGTPFGRSAVDGAGGEGSDRRGAAEVAGAPADPGDDDPVGQLTLLFPTAAQIAEQAGAVLTGPRARIRTVVSVAEALASGELELGTGDDAAEQHARLVALPGIGDWTAGYLAMRILGRPDVLLTGDVALRSGARMLGLPDSPRELAARAADFAPWRSYLSLHLWRTAAEAPRARTTPRAAAARRSKETS
- a CDS encoding DnaJ domain-containing protein translates to MSESPASPTPYEVLGVDPGVSDGELRKAYRRLLRETHPDTGGDAARFDRVQRAWERVGTPADRAAYDRGHGSRSVGGDGGAAHSAGASGSASTSGSGFGPATGSFRAAGRAESSTVRARSYGHPGGQERERYLELLREWVGRGVTIDDPYEPSLVRSAPREIRSWLAKALAEEATAGLVSTLGIGYTIWNNVLTGRELGGVPETIDHVVLGPAGLFAVQSEDWGGDVRLRKDELVGEVLGRGVEPLHELSRAAKALARSLGVKFTALVTVVPDAALDEPAAAVTRGRLTGSVVVRRSLLPQLVRDGAGAGGRGGVDRTSIDRAFELRPHLQRAIRLA
- a CDS encoding universal stress protein, producing MSGSILVGFDGSPSATVALDWALRRAEATGRDVDVLFVADTSWDSDAFTATPLLQKQGEVVLSSAAFHADSKAPHVTVSSRVAVGNPVTVLCEQAESTGAELLVVGSYRKDLYERLTTSAVSVRVAAASKVPVAVVPDLAPAHRSGVVVGVDGSEASAMLLEAAVAEAARLGEKVTVVSAWTLPPLTQPEFGVDSELYDALEERTQASVAATVAALEESRRAAGADPVTIETSVVLDAPAPALITAAKDAALLVVGTHGRRGLSRFLLGSVSHDVLIHAPSPLLVLRVADKG